Proteins encoded within one genomic window of Citrobacter amalonaticus Y19:
- the fucR gene encoding L-fucose operon activator, which yields MKAARQQAIVDLLSQHKSLTTEALAVQLSVSKETIRRDLSELQIQGKILRNHGRAKGILRENPDSGDPFHIRLKSHYAHKADIARKALSWIEEGMVIALDASSTCWYLARQLPDINIQVFTNSQPICQELGKRQHIQLISSGGRLERKHGCYVNPALISQLKSLDVDLFIFSCEGIDRHGALWDSSTFNADFKSVLLKRASQSLLLIDKSKFNRSGEARLGHLDDVTHIVSDSASM from the coding sequence ATGAAAGCGGCACGTCAGCAGGCGATCGTGGATCTGCTCAGTCAGCATAAAAGCCTGACCACCGAGGCACTGGCCGTTCAGCTCAGTGTCAGTAAAGAGACCATCCGCCGCGATCTCAGCGAACTGCAGATTCAGGGCAAAATACTGCGTAACCACGGGCGTGCGAAAGGGATCCTGCGGGAAAATCCGGACAGCGGCGATCCCTTTCATATTCGCCTGAAGAGCCATTACGCGCATAAAGCCGATATCGCCAGGAAGGCGTTGAGCTGGATTGAAGAAGGCATGGTCATTGCGCTGGATGCCAGCTCTACCTGCTGGTATCTGGCCCGGCAACTGCCGGATATCAATATTCAGGTCTTTACCAACAGCCAGCCCATTTGCCAGGAACTCGGTAAGCGCCAGCATATTCAGCTCATCAGCTCTGGCGGCAGACTCGAGCGCAAGCATGGCTGCTACGTCAACCCGGCACTCATTTCACAGCTCAAATCCCTTGATGTCGATCTGTTCATATTTTCCTGCGAAGGGATTGATCGCCACGGCGCTCTGTGGGATTCCAGCACCTTTAACGCGGATTTCAAATCGGTCCTGTTGAAACGCGCATCGCAGTCGCTATTGCTGATCGACAAGAGTAAATTCAATCGTTCAGGAGAAGCCCGACTCGGGCATCTGGATGACGTAACGCATATTGTGTCGGACAGTGCGTCGATGTAA
- a CDS encoding YhfL family protein: MSKVIKFSLLAIVISVISGCTGSVYNKQKNCDYDYLLHPAISISKMIGGCGPVDQ, encoded by the coding sequence ATGTCAAAGGTAATTAAATTCTCGCTGCTTGCAATTGTTATTTCTGTGATTTCTGGTTGCACAGGTAGTGTCTATAACAAACAGAAAAATTGTGATTACGATTATTTGTTACACCCGGCAATTTCTATTTCTAAAATGATTGGCGGTTGTGGTCCTGTAGATCAGTAA
- the rlmM gene encoding 23S rRNA (cytidine(2498)-2'-O)-methyltransferase RlmM, producing the protein MNKVVLLCRPGFEKECAAEITDKAGRRERFGFARVKENAGYVIYECYQAEDAEKIISELPFSSLIFARQWFVVGELLQHLPPEDRITPIVGMLQGVVEKGGDLRVEVADTNESKELMKFCRKFTVPLRAALRDAGVLTNYETPKRPVVHVFFIAPGCCYTGYSYATNNSPYYMGIPRLKFPSDAPSRSTLKLEEALHVFIPQDEWDERLANGMYAVDLGACPGGWTYQLVKRNMWVYSVDNGPMAQSLMDTGQVTWLREDGFRYRPNRNNISWMVCDMVEKPAKVAALMAQWLVNGWCRETIFNLKLPMKKRYEEVSQNLAYIQAQLDEHGVNAQIQARQLYHDREEVTVHVRRLWAAVGGRRDER; encoded by the coding sequence ATGAATAAGGTTGTGTTGTTGTGTCGCCCGGGCTTTGAAAAAGAGTGTGCTGCCGAAATTACCGATAAAGCAGGGCGTCGGGAGCGCTTCGGTTTTGCTCGCGTCAAAGAGAACGCGGGCTATGTCATCTATGAGTGCTATCAGGCAGAAGACGCCGAAAAAATTATCAGCGAGCTGCCGTTCAGTTCACTGATTTTTGCTCGTCAGTGGTTTGTGGTGGGCGAGTTGCTCCAGCATTTACCACCGGAAGACCGCATTACGCCGATTGTCGGCATGTTGCAGGGCGTGGTGGAGAAGGGCGGCGATTTGCGCGTGGAAGTGGCGGATACGAATGAAAGCAAAGAGCTGATGAAGTTCTGTCGCAAATTTACGGTACCGCTACGTGCTGCGCTGCGCGACGCTGGCGTTCTGACGAATTATGAGACGCCGAAGCGCCCGGTGGTGCACGTCTTCTTTATTGCACCAGGCTGCTGTTATACCGGCTACTCTTACGCCACTAACAACTCGCCGTACTATATGGGCATTCCGCGCCTGAAGTTCCCGTCCGATGCGCCAAGCCGTTCGACGCTGAAGCTGGAAGAAGCGCTGCACGTGTTTATTCCGCAAGATGAGTGGGATGAGCGTCTGGCAAACGGGATGTACGCGGTGGATTTAGGGGCCTGCCCTGGCGGCTGGACCTATCAGCTGGTCAAACGCAATATGTGGGTGTATTCCGTCGATAACGGCCCGATGGCGCAAAGCCTGATGGATACCGGGCAGGTCACCTGGCTTCGCGAAGACGGCTTCAGGTATCGCCCCAACCGCAACAACATCTCGTGGATGGTGTGCGACATGGTTGAGAAGCCGGCGAAAGTGGCGGCGTTGATGGCGCAGTGGCTGGTCAACGGCTGGTGCCGGGAAACTATCTTTAACCTCAAGTTGCCGATGAAAAAGCGCTACGAAGAGGTTTCGCAGAACCTGGCCTATATCCAGGCGCAGCTCGACGAGCATGGCGTGAATGCGCAGATTCAGGCGCGTCAGTTGTATCATGACCGTGAAGAAGTGACGGTGCACGTCCGCCGCCTGTGGGCAGCGGTCGGTGGACGTCGCGACGAGCGCTAG
- a CDS encoding DUF423 domain-containing protein produces MTSRFMLIFAAISGFIYVALGAFGAHVLSKTLGVVEMGWIQTGLQYQAFHTLAIFGLAVAMQRRISIWFYWSSVFLALGTVLFSGSLYCLALSHLRLWAFVTPVGGVSFLAGWVLMLIGAIRLKRKGVVHE; encoded by the coding sequence ATGACCAGCCGTTTTATGCTGATTTTTGCCGCTATCAGTGGCTTTATTTATGTCGCTCTGGGTGCTTTCGGTGCGCATGTCCTGAGCAAAACCCTTGGTGTGGTTGAAATGGGCTGGATCCAGACCGGCCTGCAATATCAGGCGTTTCATACGCTGGCGATCTTCGGGCTGGCGGTGGCGATGCAACGCCGGATCAGCATCTGGTTTTACTGGAGTAGCGTTTTCCTCGCGTTAGGTACGGTGCTTTTTAGCGGTAGCCTGTATTGCCTGGCGCTGTCTCATCTGCGCCTGTGGGCGTTTGTTACCCCTGTCGGCGGCGTGAGCTTCCTGGCAGGTTGGGTGCTGATGTTAATCGGTGCCATCCGTTTGAAGCGTAAGGGCGTTGTTCATGAATAA
- the gcvA gene encoding glycine cleavage system transcriptional regulator GcvA has product MSKRLPPLNALRVFDAAARHLSFTRAAEELFVTQAAVSHQIKSLEDFLGLKLFRRRNRSLLLTEEGQSYFLDIKEIFSQLTEATRKLQARSAKGALTVSLLPSFAIQWLVPRLSSFNSAYPGIDVRIQAVDRQEDKLADDVDVAIFYGRGNWPGLRVEKLYAEYLLPVCSPLLLTGDKPLKSPADLASHTLLHDASRRDWQTYTRQLGLNHINVQQGPIFSHSAMVLQAAIHGQGVALANNVMAQSEIEAGRLVCPFNDVLVSKNAFYLVCHDSQAELGKIAAFRQWILAKAATEQEKFRFRYEQ; this is encoded by the coding sequence ATGTCAAAACGACTTCCACCTCTGAACGCATTACGTGTTTTTGATGCCGCCGCACGGCATTTGAGCTTCACCCGCGCAGCAGAAGAGCTTTTTGTGACGCAGGCCGCAGTAAGCCACCAAATCAAGTCACTTGAGGATTTTTTGGGGCTGAAGCTGTTTCGTCGACGCAACCGTTCTCTTCTTCTTACCGAAGAAGGACAGAGCTACTTCCTCGACATAAAAGAGATTTTTTCGCAATTAACCGAAGCGACGCGTAAACTTCAGGCGCGGAGTGCAAAGGGGGCGCTGACGGTCAGTTTATTGCCCAGTTTTGCGATTCAGTGGCTGGTGCCCCGACTCTCTAGCTTTAACTCAGCTTATCCGGGAATTGATGTCAGGATCCAGGCGGTGGACCGTCAGGAAGATAAACTGGCGGACGACGTCGACGTGGCGATTTTTTATGGCCGCGGCAACTGGCCTGGACTACGCGTAGAAAAATTGTACGCCGAATATCTGCTGCCGGTGTGCTCGCCGCTGCTGCTGACGGGGGATAAACCCCTGAAATCGCCCGCGGATTTGGCTTCGCATACTTTGCTGCATGATGCCTCACGTCGTGACTGGCAAACCTATACGCGACAGTTGGGGTTGAATCACATCAACGTGCAGCAGGGACCTATCTTTAGCCATAGCGCGATGGTGCTCCAGGCTGCTATCCACGGACAGGGCGTGGCGCTGGCGAATAACGTGATGGCGCAGTCAGAAATTGAAGCGGGGCGACTGGTCTGCCCGTTTAATGATGTTCTGGTCAGTAAAAATGCATTTTATCTGGTTTGTCATGACAGTCAGGCAGAACTGGGTAAAATAGCCGCGTTCCGTCAGTGGATACTGGCGAAAGCGGCCACGGAACAAGAGAAATTCCGCTTTCGTTATGAACAATAA
- a CDS encoding YgdI/YgdR family lipoprotein, which produces MKKTAAIISACMLTFALSACSGPNYVMHTNDGRSIVADGKPKTDDETGMISYKDANGNKQQINRTDVKEMVELDQ; this is translated from the coding sequence ATGAAAAAGACTGCCGCAATTATCTCTGCATGTATGCTGACTTTTGCCCTGAGCGCCTGTTCCGGTCCGAACTACGTGATGCACACCAATGACGGGCGTAGCATCGTCGCGGACGGTAAGCCGAAAACCGATGATGAAACCGGGATGATTTCGTACAAAGACGCTAATGGCAACAAACAGCAGATCAATCGTACCGATGTGAAAGAGATGGTCGAGTTGGATCAGTAG